In Candidatus Zixiibacteriota bacterium, a single genomic region encodes these proteins:
- a CDS encoding NAD(+)/NADH kinase translates to MRFGLIANVSRYGAGDAVMAFLEWARKGNHKVVISDEHRQVGDDTHTYLSRDAVAAEVDILVSMGGDGTLLASARAVGATRTPLLGINLGSLGFLTQLMPEHLTSALDAVVDGNYQVEERMLLKATIEGGQELSKPYALNDIVVDKGAISRLIEIRFRVNGEDIVTYRADGLVIATPTGSTAYSLAVGGPIMHPKMKGIIASPISSHSLSTRPMVFDADDVLELTVKSEERVAGLTLDGQVMAPLMDTARVTITKAEFTAQFIVLPENSFFKVLRNKLHWGVPPLTKR, encoded by the coding sequence ATGCGTTTTGGACTAATTGCCAACGTCAGTCGTTACGGTGCCGGTGATGCCGTTATGGCCTTTCTCGAATGGGCGCGTAAGGGTAACCACAAGGTCGTTATTTCCGATGAACACCGGCAAGTAGGCGATGATACTCACACATACCTCTCCCGCGATGCGGTCGCTGCTGAAGTCGATATCTTGGTTTCGATGGGAGGAGACGGCACACTGCTGGCCTCGGCCCGTGCCGTGGGCGCTACGAGAACTCCTCTTCTGGGGATCAACCTCGGGTCTCTTGGGTTTTTAACCCAGTTGATGCCCGAACATCTTACGAGCGCTCTGGATGCTGTGGTCGATGGAAACTACCAAGTCGAAGAGCGGATGCTGCTCAAGGCAACAATCGAGGGGGGACAGGAACTATCAAAGCCCTATGCCCTCAATGATATCGTAGTGGATAAGGGGGCTATCAGCCGTCTGATTGAAATCCGTTTTCGCGTCAACGGTGAGGATATTGTCACTTACCGCGCCGATGGTCTGGTGATCGCCACCCCGACCGGTTCGACCGCTTATTCGCTTGCTGTAGGGGGTCCGATTATGCATCCGAAGATGAAGGGAATAATTGCTTCCCCGATTTCATCACATTCGCTTTCGACCCGACCGATGGTTTTTGACGCCGACGATGTTCTGGAGTTGACGGTCAAGTCCGAGGAACGTGTGGCCGGACTGACGCTTGACGGCCAGGTGATGGCGCCGCTTATGGACACAGCCCGAGTGACGATTACCAAGGCGGAGTTCACAGCTCAGTTTATTGTTCTCCCAGAGAACTCTTTTTTTAAGGTCCTGCGCAACAAACTCCACTGGGGCGTCCCACCACTCACCAAACGGTAG